In Pseudomonas sp. DNDY-54, a genomic segment contains:
- a CDS encoding WD40/YVTN/BNR-like repeat-containing protein → MSEPVMWRTPVGRADKKTRTPMFSSQSPLARTLSLCSVLSILFMVAPAQAQSPAEPGVRYSIESQKAASTLLLDVAYAGDRLVAVGDRGHILYSDDGGTRWNQAKVPTRQLLTAVYFADEKHGWAVGHDALILGTTDGGQTWTQQYENREGEVPLLDVWFEDAQHGFATGAYGVLLETTDGQNWEDVADRLDNEDGAHLNAIAEIPGSGLFIVGEMGGMFRSADMGETWERAESPYQGSFFGVVGSGEPGGVVAFGLRGNLFRSTDFGDNWQAITLADDDGDTVESGLADGNRLPDGRIVVVGHGGTVLSSDDNGQSFKLFSRPDRRSLSGVVANPDGNLVLVGQSGVRVVSPTGANLPVQQQ, encoded by the coding sequence ATGAGTGAGCCCGTCATGTGGCGCACACCGGTTGGCCGCGCGGATAAAAAGACCCGCACGCCGATGTTTAGCAGTCAATCGCCGCTGGCAAGGACGCTCTCGCTCTGCAGTGTTCTCTCCATCCTGTTCATGGTCGCACCGGCGCAAGCTCAAAGCCCTGCCGAGCCTGGCGTGCGCTACTCGATCGAATCGCAGAAAGCCGCCTCCACCTTGCTCCTCGACGTTGCCTATGCGGGCGACCGTTTGGTTGCCGTCGGTGACCGCGGGCACATCCTTTATTCCGACGATGGTGGTACCCGCTGGAATCAGGCGAAGGTACCGACCCGTCAACTGCTTACGGCGGTGTACTTCGCTGATGAGAAGCACGGCTGGGCGGTAGGCCATGACGCGCTCATCCTGGGCACCACGGACGGCGGCCAGACCTGGACGCAGCAGTATGAAAATCGCGAAGGCGAAGTCCCATTGCTCGATGTGTGGTTCGAAGACGCACAGCACGGATTCGCCACAGGCGCTTACGGCGTGCTTCTGGAAACCACCGACGGGCAGAACTGGGAAGACGTGGCGGACCGCCTGGACAACGAGGACGGTGCCCACCTGAATGCTATAGCCGAGATACCGGGCTCCGGTCTGTTCATCGTTGGTGAGATGGGCGGTATGTTTCGCTCCGCGGACATGGGAGAGACCTGGGAGCGGGCCGAATCACCCTATCAAGGTTCGTTCTTCGGTGTGGTCGGCTCAGGTGAGCCGGGCGGTGTCGTCGCGTTCGGCCTACGCGGCAACCTGTTTCGCTCCACCGATTTCGGTGATAACTGGCAAGCAATCACGCTGGCGGACGACGACGGCGATACCGTCGAATCGGGCCTGGCGGATGGCAACCGGCTCCCCGATGGCCGCATCGTTGTGGTCGGCCACGGTGGCACCGTGCTGAGCAGCGACGACAACGGGCAAAGCTTCAAACTGTTCAGCCGGCCTGACCGGCGCTCGCTCTCAGGCGTCGTGGCCAACCCGGATGGCAATCTGGTCCTGGTCGGCCAGAGCGGCGTCAGGGTCGTTTCGCCAACCGGCGCTAACCTGCCCGTACAACAACAATAA
- the pepN gene encoding aminopeptidase N — protein sequence MRTEQPKVIHLKDYQVPDYLIDETHLTFELYEDRTLVHAQLVMRRNPEAGAGLPALELHGQDLELISLALNDRQLGLGDYQVAEESLTLQPDSSSFTLDSTVVIHPESNTALEGLYKSGSMFCTQCEAEGFRKITYYLDRPDVMSKFTTTVSAEKHAYPILLSNGNPIASGEEDDGRHWATWEDPFKKPAYLFALVAGDLWCVEDSFTTMSGRDVALRIYVEPENIDKCQHAMNSLKKSMQWDEEAYGREYDLDIFMIVAVNDFNMGAMENKGLNIFNSSAVLARAETATDAAHQRVEAIVAHEYFHNWTGNRVTCRDWFQLSLKEGFTVFRDAQFSADMNSPTVKRVEDVSYLRTHQFAEDAGPMAHSVRPESFIEISNFYTLTVYEKGAEVVRMIQTLLGEEGFRKGSDLYFERHDGQAVTVDDFVKAMEDANGADLTQFKRWYSQAGTPRLAVSEQYDAAAKTYSLTFRQSCPPTPGQSEKLAFVIPVSLGLLDGQGNEIALRLQGEDAPVGTTRVLAVDQPEQTFIFVDVPEQPLPSLLRGFSAPVKLDFPYSRDQLMFLMQHDSDGFNRWEAGQQLSVQVLQEMIGQHQRGEALQLDQRLVVALRSQLEDESLDQAMVAEMLSLPSEAYLTEISEMADVDAIHAARDFTRQGIATELFDLFWKRYQANREVSRLTPYVAEAGHFARRALQNIALSYLMLSGKPEVVAACVDQFEEADNMTERLTALAVLVNSGFEAERDKALASFAEHFKDNPLVMDQWFSVQAGNTQPGGLERIQHLMQHPAFTLKNPNKVRALIGAFANQNLVNFHRADGAGYRFLADQVIVLNKLNPQIASRLLAPLTRWRKYDAGRQGLMKTELERILASGELSSDVYEVVSKSLA from the coding sequence ATGCGCACCGAACAACCGAAAGTCATTCATCTCAAGGATTATCAGGTTCCGGACTACTTGATCGATGAAACCCACCTGACCTTCGAGCTGTACGAAGACCGCACCCTGGTACATGCCCAGCTAGTCATGCGGCGCAATCCGGAGGCTGGTGCGGGACTGCCAGCTTTAGAGCTTCACGGTCAGGATCTTGAGCTGATTTCGCTGGCGCTGAATGACCGTCAGCTCGGCCTGGGCGACTACCAGGTGGCCGAGGAAAGCCTGACACTGCAGCCCGATTCCTCCAGCTTTACCCTCGACAGCACGGTGGTCATCCATCCGGAGAGCAACACCGCGCTGGAAGGCCTCTACAAGTCTGGCAGCATGTTCTGCACCCAGTGCGAGGCCGAGGGCTTTCGCAAGATCACCTATTACCTCGACCGCCCGGACGTGATGAGCAAGTTCACCACCACCGTCAGCGCCGAGAAGCATGCCTATCCGATCCTGCTTTCCAACGGCAACCCGATCGCCAGCGGCGAGGAAGACGACGGACGCCATTGGGCCACTTGGGAAGATCCCTTCAAGAAACCCGCGTATCTGTTCGCCCTGGTCGCCGGTGATCTCTGGTGCGTCGAGGACAGCTTCACCACCATGAGCGGTCGCGACGTGGCGCTGCGCATCTATGTCGAGCCGGAGAATATCGACAAATGCCAGCACGCCATGAACAGCCTGAAGAAGTCCATGCAGTGGGACGAAGAGGCCTACGGTCGCGAGTACGACCTGGACATCTTCATGATCGTCGCGGTCAACGACTTCAACATGGGCGCCATGGAGAACAAGGGCCTCAATATCTTCAACTCAAGCGCCGTGCTGGCGCGCGCCGAAACGGCCACTGATGCTGCACATCAGCGGGTTGAGGCGATCGTTGCCCACGAGTACTTCCACAACTGGACCGGCAATCGCGTGACCTGCCGCGACTGGTTCCAGTTGTCACTGAAGGAAGGTTTCACCGTCTTCCGCGATGCGCAGTTCAGCGCCGACATGAACTCGCCGACGGTCAAGCGCGTCGAGGACGTGTCCTACTTGCGGACTCATCAATTTGCAGAAGACGCCGGCCCGATGGCCCATTCGGTCCGTCCTGAATCCTTCATCGAGATCTCCAACTTCTATACCCTGACGGTGTACGAAAAGGGCGCCGAAGTGGTGCGCATGATCCAGACACTGCTGGGTGAAGAGGGCTTCCGCAAGGGCAGCGACCTCTACTTCGAGCGGCATGATGGCCAGGCAGTCACCGTCGATGATTTCGTGAAGGCCATGGAAGACGCCAACGGCGCCGACCTGACCCAGTTCAAGCGCTGGTACAGCCAGGCCGGAACGCCGCGACTGGCCGTCAGTGAGCAGTACGACGCCGCCGCAAAAACCTACAGCCTGACATTCCGCCAAAGCTGCCCGCCAACGCCGGGGCAAAGCGAGAAACTGGCGTTCGTCATCCCAGTTTCGCTGGGCCTGCTGGATGGGCAGGGCAACGAAATTGCGCTGCGCCTGCAAGGTGAAGACGCACCGGTCGGTACCACCCGCGTGCTGGCCGTCGACCAGCCCGAGCAAACCTTCATCTTCGTTGATGTTCCGGAGCAGCCGCTGCCGTCATTGCTACGAGGCTTCTCCGCGCCGGTAAAACTGGACTTCCCCTACAGCCGTGATCAGCTGATGTTTCTGATGCAGCATGATTCCGATGGCTTCAACCGCTGGGAGGCGGGGCAACAGCTGTCGGTCCAGGTGTTGCAGGAAATGATCGGCCAGCATCAGCGCGGCGAAGCGCTGCAGCTGGATCAGCGTCTGGTCGTGGCGCTGCGCAGCCAGCTCGAGGACGAAAGCCTCGATCAGGCGATGGTCGCCGAAATGCTGTCGCTGCCGAGCGAGGCCTACCTCACCGAGATCAGCGAGATGGCCGATGTCGATGCCATTCACGCCGCGCGAGACTTCACTCGCCAGGGCATCGCCACCGAACTGTTCGATCTTTTCTGGAAGCGCTACCAGGCCAACCGCGAAGTGTCTCGGCTAACGCCTTATGTCGCCGAAGCCGGTCACTTCGCCCGACGTGCGCTGCAAAACATCGCACTGTCGTACCTGATGCTCAGCGGCAAGCCTGAAGTGGTCGCCGCCTGCGTCGATCAGTTCGAGGAAGCGGACAACATGACCGAGCGCCTGACTGCGCTTGCGGTGCTGGTCAACTCAGGCTTCGAGGCCGAGCGCGACAAGGCCCTGGCTTCGTTTGCCGAGCACTTCAAGGACAACCCGTTGGTCATGGATCAGTGGTTCAGCGTGCAGGCCGGCAATACACAGCCGGGCGGGCTCGAGCGAATCCAGCACCTGATGCAGCATCCGGCGTTCACGCTGAAGAACCCGAACAAGGTTCGTGCCTTGATCGGCGCTTTCGCCAACCAGAACCTGGTGAACTTCCACCGCGCCGATGGTGCCGGTTACCGGTTCCTGGCCGATCAGGTCATCGTGCTGAACAAGCTCAACCCGCAGATCGCTTCGCGCCTGCTGGCGCCGCTGACTCGCTGGCGCAAGTATGACGCAGGCCGTCAGGGCCTGATGAAGACCGAGCTGGAGCGGATTCTCGCGTCCGGTGAGTTGTCGAGCGACGTGTACGAGGTGGTCAGCAAGAGCCTTGCCTGA
- a CDS encoding DUF2797 domain-containing protein: MLELGRGALSKMSIQLGAQAQYSFRLNDQLVPVNPLIGKTLRLEYLGAINCTHCGRKTNKSFSQGYCYPCFKKLPQCDICIMSPEKCHHDFGTCRDPQWGMDFCMTDHVVYLANSSGIKVGITRATQLPTRWLDQGASQALPIMRVATRQQSGMVEDLLRSQVADRTNWRALLKGDAEPIDLIEIREKVFDACAEGLRELQQRYGLQAIQPVADAEVLEIRYPVDAYPTKIVSLDLEKTPVVEGTLRGIKGQYLILDTGVINIRKFTSYQIAASCTA; encoded by the coding sequence ATGCTCGAATTGGGACGCGGCGCGCTGAGCAAGATGTCGATTCAGTTGGGCGCGCAGGCACAGTATTCATTCCGCCTGAACGACCAGTTGGTGCCGGTCAATCCTCTGATCGGCAAGACGTTGCGGCTGGAATATCTTGGCGCGATCAACTGCACCCATTGCGGTCGCAAGACCAACAAGAGTTTCAGCCAGGGTTATTGCTATCCCTGCTTCAAGAAACTACCGCAGTGCGATATCTGCATCATGAGTCCGGAAAAATGCCATCACGACTTCGGCACCTGCCGAGACCCGCAGTGGGGCATGGATTTCTGCATGACCGACCACGTGGTGTATCTGGCCAACTCCTCGGGTATCAAGGTCGGCATCACTCGCGCGACCCAGCTGCCCACGCGCTGGCTCGATCAGGGCGCGAGCCAGGCGCTGCCGATCATGCGCGTCGCGACTCGCCAGCAGTCGGGCATGGTTGAAGACCTGTTGCGCAGCCAGGTCGCTGACCGGACGAACTGGCGCGCGTTGCTCAAGGGGGATGCCGAACCCATCGACCTGATCGAGATCCGGGAAAAGGTCTTCGATGCCTGCGCTGAGGGCTTGCGTGAGCTGCAGCAGCGCTACGGGTTGCAGGCGATCCAGCCAGTGGCCGATGCCGAGGTGCTTGAGATCCGCTACCCGGTCGATGCCTACCCGACAAAGATCGTCAGCCTGGATCTGGAAAAGACGCCGGTCGTCGAAGGCACCCTGCGTGGCATCAAGGGTCAATATCTGATCCTTGATACGGGGGTTATCAATATCCGCAAATTCACCTCGTATCAGATCGCGGCCAGCTGCACAGCCTGA
- a CDS encoding YeaC family protein, whose protein sequence is MSSFIEAIENITPEIYENLKTAVELGKWSDGRKLTPEQKETCLGAMIAWEMKNLPEEERTGYMGGQECASKSKNKAPIDTSLFSPASGTRH, encoded by the coding sequence ATGTCGTCCTTTATCGAAGCCATTGAAAACATCACCCCCGAAATCTACGAAAACCTGAAAACCGCCGTCGAGTTGGGCAAGTGGAGCGACGGCCGCAAGCTGACCCCCGAACAGAAAGAAACCTGCCTCGGCGCGATGATTGCCTGGGAGATGAAGAATCTGCCGGAAGAGGAACGCACCGGCTACATGGGTGGGCAGGAATGTGCATCCAAGAGCAAGAACAAGGCCCCTATCGACACCAGCCTGTTTTCACCCGCTTCGGGAACGCGTCACTGA
- a CDS encoding rhomboid family intramembrane serine protease: protein MAVTEALRLPLSVDLSGFIALLQRLRVPCRVSEEAGEQVLRVPAETVEQVRELYQRYPQGDGTVVAEQPAGRGAGFTTALRRSPLTAAVLLLTLIAAAITMVGENYDTIRWFSFSDFRIDGQYAYFATLEQTLAEGQWWRLLTPIFVHFGFLHLAMNSMWYWELGRRIEYRQGASTLLGFTLLFGVISNLSQYVFGGPGIFGGLSGVLYGLLGHCWLFQKLSPDEAYRLPPGVVVLMLAWLVICLTGVIEVVSFGALAIANAAHVAGLVAGCITGIAGGWLARRKVEA from the coding sequence ATGGCTGTAACAGAGGCATTGCGCCTGCCGTTATCCGTGGATCTGAGTGGTTTTATCGCCTTGCTGCAGCGGTTGCGGGTTCCTTGTCGGGTTTCTGAGGAGGCGGGCGAACAAGTGCTGCGGGTGCCAGCCGAGACCGTTGAGCAGGTCCGCGAACTCTATCAGCGCTATCCGCAGGGAGACGGAACGGTCGTCGCCGAGCAACCGGCAGGTCGCGGTGCGGGTTTCACCACAGCGCTGCGGCGCAGCCCGCTGACCGCGGCGGTCTTGCTGCTGACCTTGATCGCCGCGGCCATCACGATGGTCGGTGAAAATTACGACACGATTCGCTGGTTCAGCTTCAGCGACTTTCGCATCGACGGCCAATACGCTTATTTCGCGACGCTCGAACAGACACTGGCAGAAGGGCAGTGGTGGCGACTGCTCACGCCGATCTTCGTGCACTTCGGCTTTCTACACTTGGCGATGAATTCGATGTGGTACTGGGAGCTGGGTCGGCGTATTGAGTATCGCCAAGGGGCCTCGACGCTGCTCGGGTTCACGCTGCTGTTCGGCGTAATTTCCAACCTGTCCCAATATGTTTTCGGCGGCCCCGGCATCTTCGGCGGACTTTCCGGCGTGCTTTACGGGTTGCTTGGCCATTGCTGGCTGTTTCAAAAGCTGTCGCCGGACGAGGCATACCGCCTGCCGCCCGGTGTCGTCGTCTTGATGCTCGCATGGTTGGTGATCTGCTTGACCGGCGTGATCGAGGTGGTGAGCTTCGGCGCGCTGGCGATCGCTAACGCTGCTCATGTCGCGGGTCTGGTTGCAGGTTGCATCACGGGTATCGCGGGCGGCTGGCTTGCACGTCGAAAGGTCGAGGCGTGA